TATTCGTCAATAGCTGGGCCCATATTAGGCCCAGCGAGGCCTCATGGGCGCATTGCTTATCAATAGGCTTTGGGCCTGGCATACCGAATGCCATGGCTATGTCGCACCCCTCCTCCTCAAGAAGCTTCTTAACCGCCACCGGTAAGTCCTTAATCCCCGGCACGGTATAGCGCACGAACTCTACGCCTGTAATCGACCTTTTCATTTCATCCATGGCGATGGACGCCATGTCTATCCTGGCGAACGTCGTGTCGGCCATACCTATCTTAAACTTAGCCATGGCCCCTCCCCTCCTTAAACCTAAAATATGGCTTAACCACCTCTTCACCTTCAATGAATGGAAGTGAGAACTTCTTTGCATACTTGACAGCCTTATCTTTTTTGAGGCGAGATCCTGTTCTGCCATCCAGCATCTCGCAAATCACGACGGCATGGGCGAGACCAGCCATTTCAGCCAATGATATAGAAAGCTCGGTGTGGCCTCTCCTCTCGCGGAGTAGGTCTTTAGCAGCGATCAGAAGGTGGACGTGGCCGGGGGATCGGAAGCTCGCTCCGAATTCGCCTCTTAAGGTATTTATATCTTCGGAGCTACGCATTGCTCTTAGCGCGAATCCCGCTAGCTCCTTAATTGTTAAGGCTCTATCCTCATCGGTGATGCCTGTAAACGTTTTCCTATGGTTCACGGTTATCGAGAACGCAGGTCTATCCCCGTAGGGGACGTCGTTTGGAGCGAGTTTAGAGAGGATGGGATACTGAGATGATGCCGCCTCCAGGATAGTTGTCATGAGCGGCAAGCCCAGTCTCTCTGCGACGTCAAAGGATAGAGCGACACAAATTAAGCCTCCAGCGATGCTACGCAGCTCATAAACACGCCGTGGCGTTATAAACTCCGCAGCAATCATCATATCCGTCTCGCCCTCTCTTCCTTCAGCATCATATACCAGAACGAACGAGCCGGCCTTCAAAGCCTTCAGAGCTTCCTCACATGTGCTCATAAAGGCAAACCCTCTACGCACAGGGCATGACACTAATTATAAAAGAGTTGCTACTCAAAAATGAGTAATCCCAAGCCTCAAAGGCCGCTAGCTAAGCAGCTTATTCAAGGACCGA
This sequence is a window from Candidatus Nezhaarchaeota archaeon. Protein-coding genes within it:
- the ribC gene encoding riboflavin synthase translates to MAKFKIGMADTTFARIDMASIAMDEMKRSITGVEFVRYTVPGIKDLPVAVKKLLEEEGCDIAMAFGMPGPKPIDKQCAHEASLGLIWAQLLTNKHVIEVFVHEDEAADEKELYDIAEDRARKHAQNVIKLMLKPEELVRDAGMGKRQGLPDVGPIRRRR
- the ribB gene encoding 3,4-dihydroxy-2-butanone-4-phosphate synthase gives rise to the protein MSTCEEALKALKAGSFVLVYDAEGREGETDMMIAAEFITPRRVYELRSIAGGLICVALSFDVAERLGLPLMTTILEAASSQYPILSKLAPNDVPYGDRPAFSITVNHRKTFTGITDEDRALTIKELAGFALRAMRSSEDINTLRGEFGASFRSPGHVHLLIAAKDLLRERRGHTELSISLAEMAGLAHAVVICEMLDGRTGSRLKKDKAVKYAKKFSLPFIEGEEVVKPYFRFKEGRGHG